Proteins from a single region of Stappia sp. ES.058:
- the yacG gene encoding DNA gyrase inhibitor YacG produces MTEKGPSSDAPRRARPCPECSKLSVEPFYPFCSRRCSDVDLNRWLSGSYSVPVVELEPEDLAELEARQNAEDSDER; encoded by the coding sequence ATGACCGAAAAGGGACCTTCCTCCGATGCTCCGCGCCGGGCGCGGCCTTGCCCGGAATGCAGCAAGCTGTCGGTGGAACCGTTCTATCCGTTCTGTTCCAGGCGTTGTTCCGATGTCGACCTGAACCGCTGGCTGTCGGGAAGCTACAGCGTGCCGGTCGTCGAACTGGAGCCGGAGGATCTCGCCGAACTCGAAGCGCGCCAGAACGCGGAAGATTCCGACGAAAGGTGA
- a CDS encoding SDR family NAD(P)-dependent oxidoreductase, translated as MTKRLENKVALVIGAGSSGPGWGNGKAAAVLFAREGAKVVCADISEKAAQETRDLILAEGGEAVATGCDATVSADVARTVAMATDTFGGLHVLDNNVGIAEVGGVVELAEEEWDRVNAVNLKSVFLAMKHAIPAMEASGGGAIVNISSIASIRYTGVAYSTYYATKAAVNHLTSTTAVEYAARGIRVNAVLPGLMKTPMVEHATKLADVYSDGDVEAMWKKRDSQVPMGHMGDAWDVAHAALFLVSDEARYITGHALVVDGGITLKYS; from the coding sequence ATGACGAAACGTCTGGAGAACAAGGTTGCGCTGGTGATCGGCGCCGGATCGAGCGGACCCGGCTGGGGCAACGGCAAGGCGGCGGCTGTTCTCTTCGCTCGCGAGGGCGCAAAGGTCGTCTGCGCCGACATCAGCGAAAAGGCGGCGCAGGAAACCCGCGACCTGATTCTGGCCGAGGGCGGTGAGGCGGTCGCGACCGGCTGCGACGCGACCGTCTCTGCCGATGTCGCCAGAACCGTTGCGATGGCGACAGACACATTTGGCGGTCTGCATGTCCTCGACAACAACGTCGGCATCGCGGAGGTCGGCGGCGTGGTGGAGCTGGCCGAGGAGGAATGGGACCGGGTGAACGCGGTCAACCTCAAGAGCGTGTTCCTGGCCATGAAACACGCCATTCCGGCGATGGAAGCGAGCGGCGGCGGCGCCATCGTCAATATTTCCTCCATCGCCTCGATCCGCTACACCGGTGTTGCCTATTCGACCTATTATGCGACCAAGGCGGCGGTGAATCATTTGACCAGCACCACGGCAGTGGAGTACGCCGCGCGGGGCATTCGCGTGAATGCGGTCCTGCCAGGCCTGATGAAGACGCCAATGGTGGAACATGCCACGAAGCTTGCGGATGTCTATTCCGACGGTGATGTCGAGGCGATGTGGAAGAAGCGCGATTCCCAGGTGCCGATGGGCCACATGGGCGATGCCTGGGACGTGGCTCATGCGGCGCTTTTTCTTGTCAGCGACGAAGCTCGCTACATCACCGGTCATGCGCTGGTGGTGGATGGCGGGATTACCCTGAAGTACAGTTGA
- a CDS encoding FecR domain-containing protein → MSIVTRWFCLLVGIGLVAGQMQPASAQERVGVASAVDQSAQSQLGGGPLKTIRIGKDVFHSERIRTGGEGRVQVLLADGSNFMVGPNSSLTIDEFVYRPREGQGKLIATFGRGVARYVGGKISKSRGGVTINTRQGTIGIRGGMADLFDRGGTTVYSFLYGKGLTFRVPSGKSYRVYRPGFAIFPDGNGARVGRTPASVVAAINRFLTGSARGQKRPTAGQIGRLSGINSGVSPVPGQPIPGPVIVSGDGEVPGRLLDLGFANSSVLKSNKTICYYGC, encoded by the coding sequence ATGTCCATCGTCACCCGTTGGTTTTGCCTTCTCGTCGGCATCGGTCTTGTTGCGGGACAGATGCAGCCCGCGAGCGCGCAGGAGCGGGTCGGGGTTGCGAGCGCCGTCGACCAGAGCGCCCAGAGCCAGTTGGGCGGCGGTCCCCTCAAGACGATCCGCATCGGCAAGGACGTGTTTCACAGCGAGCGCATTCGCACCGGTGGCGAGGGACGGGTGCAGGTGCTGTTGGCAGACGGATCCAATTTCATGGTGGGGCCGAACTCGAGCCTGACCATCGACGAGTTCGTCTACCGCCCGCGTGAGGGGCAGGGCAAGCTGATCGCCACCTTCGGGCGCGGCGTTGCGCGCTATGTCGGGGGAAAGATCTCCAAATCGCGCGGCGGCGTCACCATCAACACCCGCCAGGGCACCATCGGCATTCGTGGCGGTATGGCGGACCTCTTCGATCGCGGCGGAACCACCGTCTATTCCTTTCTCTACGGTAAGGGTCTGACCTTCCGCGTACCTTCAGGAAAGAGCTATCGTGTCTATCGTCCCGGCTTTGCGATCTTTCCCGATGGCAATGGTGCGCGCGTCGGACGGACGCCCGCTTCGGTTGTCGCGGCCATTAACCGGTTCCTGACCGGTTCCGCACGCGGACAGAAGCGCCCGACGGCCGGGCAAATCGGCCGGCTCTCCGGGATCAATTCCGGAGTCTCTCCGGTCCCGGGGCAACCGATACCGGGCCCGGTGATCGTATCGGGCGACGGCGAAGTGCCGGGGCGCCTGCTGGATCTTGGCTTTGCGAACTCGTCGGTCCTCAAGAGCAACAAAACCATCTGCTACTACGGCTGCTGA